GCTGGCGCAGTTCGGATTCGGGAATGTTAGTGATCTGGCCAGTCTTAGCGTCATACTGCTGTCCAGCGCGAACTTCCTGGGTCGTGGGCGTGCCATCAGCTCCGACATACGCCATCACAACTGAACCTGTGAGCACGCTCAGGATGCCGTCAGCACTCAGTGTGTAGATCGTGCCGCGAACACCAGCCACACCGTTTGGAATCTTGACTTCGTAGCTGGAACCAGCGGAGAGCTTCTTGACCGTTCCAAGAATCCGGCCGGCTTTCAGGTCGAGCTGAGTTTCGGTGACCTTGTCGATGCCGGTTTGATTGGCGATCAGCTTGTCGAGACCGAGAACCGTGTTCTCATAAATGCGAACGGCGTCCTGGTCGGTCTTGGGTTGAACGTAGGCGACCGTCGAAGCGGAGGCACTTGAATCCATTGCGCCGAGGGCTGCAGTTGTCGCTGCGCTGGCCTTCTGGTTGTTCAAGATGAGATCAACGTGCGAATCAGAAGCCGTCTGGATCACTGCACCCTGCCGAAGCACGGTGCCGCTCTTCAGAGGGCGCCACGTGGAATTGTCAGCCGTAGTGTAACGGGCTGCACCTTTGATGTTTACCACTTTGGCAAGCCCCTGTTCTGCTGCCTGAGCAGAAAAAGCAGCGGCGATTACCAGAGCGACCAACCCACCTGAGAGACGTTTCATCAATTTCATAGACCTTTTTCTTGCAATAGCGCTTTTACAGTCTGCGGCAATCGTATGGATATGCCTTTTGTTGTCAACCGAATATTCCCGACTAAACGGATAATTCGTCCACCCGGGTCGAAGCTTGAACAATTCCTCACTTCGCGACCCCACCGACCGCCCCAGCCTGCTGCAAAAGTCGCTGGTTCACAATGGGTAAATAGGAGTCCGCAATCTGGTTGTCGTTCCATTGCAACCGCTTGCTGCGTTCGAACCATGTCCGCGCGGCAGCAAGATTCCCAGTCTGCACATAATGCCATCCCACATGCGCGGCAGTGTAGTAGCCGTTCGGGTCCAACTCCACCGCCCGATCGTAATAGGGCCACGACTCGTCACTGCGCCCAATCCAATCCAGGCACATCCCGTACCGCAAGAACCCATATCCATTGTAAGGATTCATCTTCATGCTGCGTTCGAACCATTCCATCGCTTTCCGAGCGTCGTCTTCATAGTCGGTATTTCCCTGCCAACTGCGGGCTCGCCATGCTTCCCCGAGCGCGTAGGCCGTCGCAAAATTCTTAGGCTCAACCTCAAATGCGGATTCCAGCGCTGCAATCTTCGCGGCTGATCCGGCAGGCGCTCGCTCGGCTTTCGCCAGCCTTTGGTATTCGCGGGCTGCCTGAACCTCATGCCACCCCAAAACTGTCAGACCCAATAGCAAGACGCACGTTAACGTTATTTTTGAACCCGGGCGGAGCGACAGCCAGTAGTCGCTGGTCGCGAACCGAACCGTGCTGGCCAGAATCGCCATTAGCGTAATGGCGACGGTGGCGTTTGCCGGAATGTGCATATTGAAGTCGAGGAAGGAATGAATCAGGATTGCCACCAGGCCGAGCGACGCCCCAAGGACAACAGCAAACTTGTTACTTTTACCCCCTCCGAGATCCGCGGAGTTGCCCCTGACGCTGGACCAGGTCTTCATCACTCCCCATCCCAGCAAAGCCACCGCCGAAAGCACCAGGGCAAGGCCGGCGACGCCCCAGTCTGTAAGCGTGTTTAGGTAATCGTTATGAACGCGGTCGGGCTGCTGCTGTTCCAGCTGGGGACGATAGACACGAAAGCGATAGTCATAGTGATTGGGACCGATGCCCCACCATGGGCTTTCCTGCCAAAGTCGATATGCGGGCTCCCAAAGATCGAACCGTGCGCTGTCATTCAGCCGATCGTGGGCGGTGATTTCCTGAACCCGCTTTTTAAGGAATCCGGCTTTTGGAATGAGCACCGCTCCACCAATCAGAAACAACACCAGCAACGCAGCTGCCGACAGGCGATAGCTCCGGTGGCGCAACAGGACCGCAAAGAGCGCGAGCATGGCAATCCCGGTGGCGAGCCAGCCGCCCCGCGACAACGACACCGCCAACCCGCCCAAAATCACAAGCGCCGCGTAGCCGACGAATACCTTGAGAACAGGTTTTGCCCGGCTGACCAGGACCGTGGCGAGCGCCAAGGGAAGCACCATTTCGAGAAACCCGGCGAGGTTGTTGGGAGAGATGTAGGTCCCGGTGCCGCGTTTTTTGTATGGCGTTGTGAACATCCACACCTGATCCGAACCCGTCGCAAACTGATAGATTGCGTAACCGGCGATGCCCATCCCAAGGAACACCAGGACGACCATGATCCACTGGATGTGTTCCTGACGATGCAGATTGGACAGGATCGCGAGGAACAGAAACGCGTAGAGAAGCACTTCGCCGCATTCCTTTCGTGCAGGGTATTCCAGCTCCGATGTGAAATACCGCACAACCGCGTAGACGGTGAATGCCAGGACGGCCCAACACACAGGAGGCCAGAGAATCTGTGGTTTCGGCTTCAGCCACACCCGCAAACCCCAGAGCAGCATGATTCCAAGGATCAGTCCCTGAATTACCAGAAAATCGGGCGTTCGAACCGCCCCTGTCGCCAACGGGCCATAAATGAGAACCGCGAGCAGGAGGTAAAGAATTCCCCGCTCGCACCATTGATCCAAGGTTTCACGATTCACAGGCCCAGATCTTCAGCACAACTGCTCGTCGCAGCGCAGTCCTTGCGTTGGGTTTCCGAACGTGCCCGGCGTTATCGCGCCCGGCAGGCGCGACGCCTGTGATACAGAGGTTCGGAGACCTGCGCTGCAACCCTTCAGTTCGACAGATATTCCCGGGGATCGGTGATCCGGCCAGCCAGGGCACTTGCCGCCACCGTTGCCGGGGAAGCAAGGAACACCTGCGATTCCTTGTCGCCCATGCGACCTGGGAAATTGCGGTTGGTGGCGCTGATGCATTTGATGCCGGATTTATTGATGCGTCCAAACGTGTCCACGGGGCCGCCGAGGCAGGCAGCGCAACCGGCGTTTTCGGTCATCTGAACTCCCGCGCTCACGAGCACATCCCAAATGGTCTGGTTGCCCCAATACGTTGTTTGGAGATCGCGAACGATCTCCGGAGTGGCGGGCACGCCGAACGTGTCGATCTTCACGTGCTTCCCTCGCAGCACCCGCGCGAACTCCACGAAGTCGCTTGTTTTCCCCCCAGTGCACGAACCGACGTAAGCGCGATCCAACAAAACCGCACTCATTTCCTTCGCCTTCTTCCGCTGTCCGGGATCGGGGTGGCAGGCAACGGTGGGCTCGAGCTTGTCCAGATTCACGACGAGTTCGTAAACAAACTTCTGGTCCGCGTCCGCTTCAACAGGTTCGTAGGCCTGCTTCGTTCCATTGAGGCGCGTGCGTGCGTCGACAAATTCCGCCGTGCGCGAATCGAACGGGAAAATGCCGTTCTTGCCGCCAGCTTCAATCGCCATGTTCGCGATCGTCATTCGGTCATCCATCGAAAGCGATGCCACGCCTGGCCCGTCAAATTGCATTGCACGATAAGTGGCGCCGTCGAAGCCGATTTCGCCAATGCAATGAAGGATGATGTCTTTGGCCATCACTCCGGGCTGCATCTTTCCTTCGAGGCGGAAATGCATTGTTTCAGGAACCTTGATCAGCAGCTTGCCCGTGCCCATCACGAATCCTGCATCCGTGTTGCCAATGCCCGTGGCAAACTGATTGAACGCGCCTGCCATGCAGGTATGCGAATCCGTTCCGAAAAGAATCTCTCCCGGGCGTGTGTGCCCCTTCTGCGGTAGCGCTGTGTGGCAAACGCCGGCGTAACGGGAGCCATACTGGCGATTCAACGCCCCCTTGGCGGGATCGAAGACCCAATGCCCATTCGGGTCGTCAATGACATCATAAAAATAAGTGATCCCCTGCTCCTTCACGAAGTCACGCAGAATGTCGACGTTGCGGTTCGATTTGGAATCAGCGGTGAAGATGTAATGGTCGGGAATAATAACGACGCGGTTGCGATCCCAGACTTTGGCGTCTTTGCCGAATTCGCGCTTGAACACCCCGATGGTGCCCGGGCCGCACACGTCATGCGTCATGAGCACATCCGCATTCACCCAAACATTGTCTCCCGCCTGCACTCGCTCTTTTCCAGCGGCGCGGGCGAGAATCTTCTCAGTCAAAGTCATAAGAGCACGCAAAGTATCCGACCACCCGCTGCACTTCAACTGGGAAGACTCAATTGGGATGCGACTGAATTCAACGGCCGCATTGCGGTAAGCAAGCGCAGCAACATCGCAGGCGTCTGCCAGGCCAGCAGCCGTTACTTCTCCAATGGCTTCATCGTCATCGGATCCCGCAGCGGCAATTCTGTCAATTTTCCGCCGGCAAGTTCAGCGAGCTTTACGGGGTGGTCGGGATGTCCCAAAAGAATTTCTTCCTGGTTCCCCACCGCAAGAATGACGAGTTGATCGAGCTCAAGGCGCCGCTGGGCGACACGTTTGACGTCCTCAGCCGTCACTGCCTGGATCTTCGGGCGCACTTTCTTCCAGTATTCCGGGTCTTTCGCGTAACGGCCCGTGAATTCGTCCAGCGCGAACTGGCTTGCGATCTGGCTTTTAGTCGCGAAGGTCCTCGGAAACCGCTCGATGAACCCGCGCTTCGCCACTTCCAATTCCTGTGCGCCGACCGCCTCATTCGCGATCCGCTTGAATTCCTCCAACACGATCGACGCAGCATAGGCAACCGTGCGCGACTTCGACTGAAACCCCGCCGTGACCGTGAGCGGATAATAAACCCCGCCAGGAATGCTCGAGAACGCGGAATACGCAAGTCCTTCATCAGAGCGAACCCGATTCATAATGCGCGAAGTGAATCCGCCTCCTCCAAGAACGTCGTTCATGATCGTAATGGTGAAATAATCCGGATCATCCCGCATGATCCCGGGAAGCATGATCGCAACACGCCCCTGGTTCACGTCAGGCTTGTTCACCACGTAAACGCCAGGTTTTGCAAAGCTCGTATTCGTTGGGATTGCGGGCGGGTTCTCGCCCTGGAAGGGCCAGTCCTTAAATAACGCTTCCAGCTTGGCCACCATCGCGTCCCGATCAAAATCGCCACTGGCAGCCACGACAAAGTTGGACGGATGAAACCAGCGGCGATGGAAATTCTCCAAGTCGGAACGCACGACGGATTCCACGGATGCAGCGGTGGAATATCGGTTCGCCCAGAAATCTTCGCCATAGGCGAGGAATGCCGCTTCACGCGATTCAATCGAACTGGAATCGTCGTTGCGCTGCTTCATTGCCTGGAGTGTCTGCTGCTTGCGCAGGGCGAGCTTGTCCTCCTGGAATCGGGGAGTCGTTAGCACCTCACGCAGGATCTGCAGGCCTTCATCCAAATCCTTGGAAAGCAGATTGAGGCTGACTGTTCCCTGTGAATCTCCGATCCCGGAGTTCAGGTTGGCAGCAAGGAATGCCAGCCGTTCCTCGAGCTCTTCCGCAGTGCGAGTCTGGGTGCCTCCGCGCGCGAGCAAATATCCAGTGACGCTGGCCAAACCTTCCTTACCTTCGGGCTCAAGATACGAACCCGTGCGCACGTAAACCTGGATCGTCGCAAGCGGCAGTTCCCGGTCGGGCACCACATACGCAACAGGTCCACTCCGCAACGGAACACGGTATTGGGCTGGCGAGGGCGGTTCGTAATCGAGAGGCGGGAATTCCAATTTTTCGGGACGGTCTGGAATCCCGGCCGACCTGGCGGCGATCGGCGAGGCAATGCCTTCAGCCGCCGCTGGGGGCCGGGCCGCGCCTGTGGCGGGCGTCTGCGTGCGGCTCTGGCAACCAGCCACTGCCGAGGCCAGGAGGATTGTGCTAAATACGGTTTTGAAGTTCATGCGACGAAAAACAGTGATTCTGCCGAGCTATTCAGATTTTTCTGCACTGGCCACAGCGCCGCTTCCGGCTTTGCGGGTGTAGATGGCAACGGCGCGGTTCTCTTTCGTGAAGTAGCGATCGGCCACCCGCTTGACATCCTCCGCTGTGACGGCCTGGATTTTCGGGCCCGCTTCATTGATTTCCTTCCAATCCCCGCTGCCTTCATTCCAAATCAAATGCATCAACACGGCCGAATTTGAAGTCAACCGCCGATACTCTGCCGCGGCGAAGTTGTTCTTTACCTTTTGAAGTTCTTCGGCCGGCACCTCTTCCTTTTTCAACCGCTCAATATTTTCGTAGATGCCTTTTTCCACCTCTTCCGGCGTGTGCCCCTCGCGCACCTCGCCGCCCGCATTGAAATAGCCTTCAAACTTCTGGGATCCCTGGGTGGCATATGCCTCGGTCGCGACACCTCTGCCCAAAACAAGATCCTTGTAAAGGCGGCCTGTGCGGGTCGAAAGCAGCTCCGAGAGGATGTCCAGCGCATACGAATCCTTGTGCCCGAACGGAACTGTGTGCCAGAGAATGTCGACCTGCGGATTCGTGTCGGCTTCGGCATACATTCGCTTCTCGGCAAGCTGCGGCACTTCCATCGTGACCACATCGGGCGGATTCCGGGTTCCACGCGGGATGCGCTCGAAATATTTGCGCGCGAAACGCTCCGCATCCGCCGACTTGAAGTCGCCCACCAGGATCAAGGTGATGTTCTGCGGCGAATAGTAGGTCGCATAGAATTCATCAGCCTGCGCCTTGGTGATGGCGGGAATATCCGACGGCCATCCAATCACCGGCCAGCCGTAGGGGGACGATTGCCAGAACAGCGCGCTGAACTGTTCCTGGAATTTTCCAAGCGGCGTGGAATCCGTTCGCATCCGCCGTTCCTCGAAGACCACGTCGCGTTCAGCATAAAACTCGCGGAACACAGGGTTCGCAAGGCGATCGGATTCCATCCACATCCAGAGTTCCAGCTTATTCGCGGGCACCGTTTCGAAGTAAGCGGTCATGTCCTCCGACGTAAACGCGTTCATCCCTGAAGCGCCCTGCCCGCGCAACAGCTGGTCAAACTCGTTCTTTACCAGGACTTTGCGTTGTTCCTCGATAAGGCGTGCAAATTCCTTTTCCAGTTCGCGGTAGCGTTCGGTCTTGTTCTCCGGCTTGAGGAGGTCCTCCACTTCGCCACGCCGGTACATGCCGCGCATCTTCGCTTCCTCCTGCCGCATTGCGTCACGCACGCGTTCCTGTTCGGCGATGATCTCGAGGTCACGTTTCAGGTCCTTGGTTCCAATCGTGTGCGTGCCCTTGAACATCATGTGCTCAAACAGATGCGCGATGCCGGTCATGCCCGGCTTCTCATTCACGCTGCCGACATGCGCGACCCAGCCGCCCGCGATCGTAGGCTCATCATGCCTCTCGACCATGAGCAGGTGCATGCCATTGGAGAGAGTGCGTTCGATGACAGGAACCTTCTGCGCAGGCAGCAGCGCAACGGTAAACAGCAACAAGGCGAGCGACAGAACAAAACGACTGGGATGTATTCTCATACCGGTTGATACGGTTTGATTGATTGCAAAAACAAAGGCTTGAGCCGGGTTTGGTTCCTGATGGCGGGAAGCTGCGCCAAAAAGGCCGGACGGTCAATCCCGCAGGAACGGGCCCGGCCAATCTCATACATCACGGGCTGGGTTGCACCCAAACGCCAAATTTCATTGGTGAATTCTTCCGCCCGGCCTATTGTGCCTCGACATTTGCATGAAGTGCCCTGCTGCTTTCAAATTCGCCCTCGGGCTTCTGATGACATTCGCGTGCTGCGCGGCATCCGCGCAGTTTCTTGATTCCTCCGCCGGGCTCGGCGCTGGATTGATGCGTCTGTTCGGTGACACCAAGGCGTTCACAGCCCAAGTGGACGTCCGGGTCTATGGCAGCGATCGCAAGGAGACGCTGCGGGCGCCGATGAATTTTGAATTGCTCGATGGCCGCATGCGCATGGACTTCGACATGTCGTCGATGCAGGGTTCTCTGATCCAGCCGGGGGTTACAAAGATCATGAACCAGGCGGGATTGAACCAGGTTGCGAGCATCATGCGGCTGGACAAGCGGCTGATCCACCTCGTGTTCAACCGCGCCCAAAGCTACATCAATCTCGAGATCCCCAGGCAGGAGGTGGAAGCGGCTGAAGCCAATGTGCAGGTCCAGCGGACGCCGCTTGGAAAGGAAACGATCGCCAATCGCTCCTGTTCAAAGAACAAGGTCGTTGTGAAGAATGCGAAGGGAGCGGCGTTGCTGGAAGCCACGACGTGGAACTCCGAGGAGATGCAGGGATTCCCGATCCAGATCATGGTGCAGACAAAGGAAGGCACCACCCTGCTCCGTTTTTCCCAGGTGAAGTTCACGCGCCCTGCTGCCAGCCGATTCGATCCGCCGCGCGGATTCACGAAATACGAGGACCAGGATGCGCTGTTGCTTGCGGCCATGCAGAAACGTGTTCCGCCTGTGACCTCTGTTGCGCCCGCCGCGGGAACCCAACCCGCGCCATCCAACCAGGCGAGCGCAGCGCCTCCCAAATCATCAACGTCAAAGCCACCCGCAACCGCCGCACGGCCAGCCCCCAAAGCCGTTCCGGCCGCCCCTCCGCGGAAAGCACCCCCAACGGCCGCGAGCCGCACCAATTCCGCCGCCCGCCCCACGCCGCAGCCTGCGGCTCCCGCGAAAAAGAAGCCGTGAGGCGGCACTTCGCGAACCGGGCAAATTCCCCGGCTTGGCCCGCCGGGCAACGCAGATAACTTGTCATATGCGCATTACGAACCTCAACCCGGACACCGACATTGGCGCCAGCAGCTGGCATCTCGAGATCGATGGACACGGGCTGCTCATGGATGCTGGCACCCATCCGAAACGCGAAGGCCGTGCCAGCCTGCCGCTCTATAACACCATCACTCAGCGTCCCGTGGATGCGATCGCGATCACACATTGCCATCACGATCATGTGGGTTCGCTCCCGGTTGCCGTCCGCCATTTTCCACGGGCGCATGTGTTGATGACTGAGTTGAGTTACTTCCTCGTCGAGCGGGTTCTGCACAACTCTGTAAACGTCATGACGCGGCAGCGTGACGAACTTGGCATTCGCGAATACCCGCTCTACAGCCACGACGAAGTCGATGACATCGCGCCACTCTTCCAAGGCTTCAAGATCAACCGCGAAATTGAATGGGCCGATTTCCAGAAGCTGCGTTCCGGGATGGAATCGCCCACGCTCGAGTTTTTCGATGCGGGGCATGCGCTCGGTTCGGCGGGGGTGCTGGTGCGAGGGCAGAAGCAGTCGATGTTCTACACGGGGGACGTTTGTTTTCACGATCAAACCATCCTCAAACGCGCCCGCTTCGAGGGCGTCAAGGCAGACGTCATGATCATGGAAACGACGCGAGGGAATCGAGCGGTCGAACCTGGATTCACACGGGCCGCCGAGATCGAACGGCTGAGCGTGTCCATTCGGCGCGTGCTCGACCAGCGCGGCTCCGTGCTCATTCCCAGCTTCGCGCTCGGACGCACGCAGGAAATCCTCGCGTTGCTGGCGCTCCTGATGCGCGAGGGAAGGCTCAAGCCGCAACCGATTTACATTGGCGGGCTTGGACGTGTCTTCACCGAGATCTACGATTTGGAATCCCACCGCACGAACCGCCAACTGCCCGACCTTCAACTGCACGAGGCATTGAACCTGATCGTTCTGGAGAAAGGCCAGGCCGAGGCGATGCGCCTGAACAGCCGCCTGTTCGTGCTCACCGCCGGGATGATGAGCGAGAAAACCGCGGCGCACGATCTTGCGCTGCGCATGATCGGCGACGAACGGATGGGCATTTTCCTTGTGGGTTACACAGATCCCGACACGCCAGGCGGACGATTGCGCCTCGCGAAACCCGGCGAACCGTTTCTGTTCAGTCCCAGCGGCGGCGAAGTTACCCGCCGCTGCCAGTTGGAGTCGTTCGATCTCACCGCGCATGCAAACCGCGACGAGCTGCTCGATTTCGTCGGTGAGGTCGATCCGCGCGTTGTGCTTTTGGGCCATGGCGACGCGGCTTCGCGGGCGTGGTTTGAAGAACAGATTCGATCGCGCTATCCGAAAATCCAGGTGGTCCAGCCGGAACCAGGAAAGGTCGTGGAGGTGTGAAGCTGCCAAGAAATTCCTTTGATCCGGACCGTGTTTGAAGGAAAACATTGAGCCGTGCAAATTCGTTTCCTTCTCGGACCTGCTGGCACAGGCAAGACATTCCGCTGCCTGGCAGAGATCCGCGAAGTCCTGCACCAGAATCCGGCCGGACCCGCCCTGATTCTCCTCGCGCCCAAGCAGGCCACGTTTCAACTGGAACGCCAGCTTCTCGCTGACCCGCATCTGCCGGGCTTCACGCGACTGCATATCCTGTCATTTGAACGGCTGGCCCGCTTTGTTTTTCAGCAACTCGATCAGCCGGAACCCGAGCTCCTCGCGGAGGAAGGACGCGTCATGGTGCTGCGCGCGTTATTGGAACAACACCGCGACCAGCTTCACGTGTTTCGTGCCACGGCGCGGCTTCCAGGCTTTGCGCGCCAGCTCAGCCAGTTGCTCCGCGAATTGCATCGATCGCATCTGAGCTCCGCGCGGCTGGACGAGCTCGCGTCTCGCCTTGCGGATCGCGAGCGGCTTCCCGCAAAGCTTCAGGATATCGCGATCATTTCACGCGCCTATTCAGAATGGCTGAAGGCTCACCAACTCGAAGATGCGGACACGCTGCTTGATCTTGCAACGGCCGCCCTGCGCAACGCTCAAGGCACGGCAAAAGCATTTCGATTGGAGGCGCTCTGGCTCGACGGCTTCGCGCAAATGACGCCACAGGAGCATGCGTTGCTCACCGCGCTGATCATGAGCAGCCAGCGCGCGACGCTCGCGTTCTGTCTGGATGCGGAGCCTTCGGAAACTCCGCCGTGGCATTCGCCGTGGGCGGAAGTCGCCCAGACGTTCCTGCGCTGTCGCGATGCCTTGCGCAGCCTTCCCCAGGCTCACGTCACGGTTGAAGTTCTGCGCAGGGATTCAAGCCGCAGCCGCTTCATTGGCGGCTCAGCGCTGGAACATATGGAAAAGCATTGCGGATTCGCCCGGCAGAACGCGTGCCCGCCGGATGGGGATCGCAGCATCCGAATCATTGCCTGCTCCCAACCGGAAGCGGAAGCGGAATGGATCGCCCGGCAGATCCGCCATCACGCCCGCGCAGGAGGCCGATACAGGGATGTCGCAGTGGTCCTGCGCAGCCTGGAAAGTCATAGCGACGTGTTCCGCACAGTATTTGCGCGATACGAAATTCCGTT
Above is a genomic segment from Verrucomicrobiia bacterium containing:
- a CDS encoding aconitase family protein; translation: MTLTEKILARAAGKERVQAGDNVWVNADVLMTHDVCGPGTIGVFKREFGKDAKVWDRNRVVIIPDHYIFTADSKSNRNVDILRDFVKEQGITYFYDVIDDPNGHWVFDPAKGALNRQYGSRYAGVCHTALPQKGHTRPGEILFGTDSHTCMAGAFNQFATGIGNTDAGFVMGTGKLLIKVPETMHFRLEGKMQPGVMAKDIILHCIGEIGFDGATYRAMQFDGPGVASLSMDDRMTIANMAIEAGGKNGIFPFDSRTAEFVDARTRLNGTKQAYEPVEADADQKFVYELVVNLDKLEPTVACHPDPGQRKKAKEMSAVLLDRAYVGSCTGGKTSDFVEFARVLRGKHVKIDTFGVPATPEIVRDLQTTYWGNQTIWDVLVSAGVQMTENAGCAACLGGPVDTFGRINKSGIKCISATNRNFPGRMGDKESQVFLASPATVAASALAGRITDPREYLSN
- a CDS encoding pitrilysin family protein, with the translated sequence MNFKTVFSTILLASAVAGCQSRTQTPATGAARPPAAAEGIASPIAARSAGIPDRPEKLEFPPLDYEPPSPAQYRVPLRSGPVAYVVPDRELPLATIQVYVRTGSYLEPEGKEGLASVTGYLLARGGTQTRTAEELEERLAFLAANLNSGIGDSQGTVSLNLLSKDLDEGLQILREVLTTPRFQEDKLALRKQQTLQAMKQRNDDSSSIESREAAFLAYGEDFWANRYSTAASVESVVRSDLENFHRRWFHPSNFVVAASGDFDRDAMVAKLEALFKDWPFQGENPPAIPTNTSFAKPGVYVVNKPDVNQGRVAIMLPGIMRDDPDYFTITIMNDVLGGGGFTSRIMNRVRSDEGLAYSAFSSIPGGVYYPLTVTAGFQSKSRTVAYAASIVLEEFKRIANEAVGAQELEVAKRGFIERFPRTFATKSQIASQFALDEFTGRYAKDPEYWKKVRPKIQAVTAEDVKRVAQRRLELDQLVILAVGNQEEILLGHPDHPVKLAELAGGKLTELPLRDPMTMKPLEK
- a CDS encoding pitrilysin family protein translates to MRIHPSRFVLSLALLLFTVALLPAQKVPVIERTLSNGMHLLMVERHDEPTIAGGWVAHVGSVNEKPGMTGIAHLFEHMMFKGTHTIGTKDLKRDLEIIAEQERVRDAMRQEEAKMRGMYRRGEVEDLLKPENKTERYRELEKEFARLIEEQRKVLVKNEFDQLLRGQGASGMNAFTSEDMTAYFETVPANKLELWMWMESDRLANPVFREFYAERDVVFEERRMRTDSTPLGKFQEQFSALFWQSSPYGWPVIGWPSDIPAITKAQADEFYATYYSPQNITLILVGDFKSADAERFARKYFERIPRGTRNPPDVVTMEVPQLAEKRMYAEADTNPQVDILWHTVPFGHKDSYALDILSELLSTRTGRLYKDLVLGRGVATEAYATQGSQKFEGYFNAGGEVREGHTPEEVEKGIYENIERLKKEEVPAEELQKVKNNFAAAEYRRLTSNSAVLMHLIWNEGSGDWKEINEAGPKIQAVTAEDVKRVADRYFTKENRAVAIYTRKAGSGAVASAEKSE
- a CDS encoding O-antigen ligase family protein, whose protein sequence is MNRETLDQWCERGILYLLLAVLIYGPLATGAVRTPDFLVIQGLILGIMLLWGLRVWLKPKPQILWPPVCWAVLAFTVYAVVRYFTSELEYPARKECGEVLLYAFLFLAILSNLHRQEHIQWIMVVLVFLGMGIAGYAIYQFATGSDQVWMFTTPYKKRGTGTYISPNNLAGFLEMVLPLALATVLVSRAKPVLKVFVGYAALVILGGLAVSLSRGGWLATGIAMLALFAVLLRHRSYRLSAAALLVLFLIGGAVLIPKAGFLKKRVQEITAHDRLNDSARFDLWEPAYRLWQESPWWGIGPNHYDYRFRVYRPQLEQQQPDRVHNDYLNTLTDWGVAGLALVLSAVALLGWGVMKTWSSVRGNSADLGGGKSNKFAVVLGASLGLVAILIHSFLDFNMHIPANATVAITLMAILASTVRFATSDYWLSLRPGSKITLTCVLLLGLTVLGWHEVQAAREYQRLAKAERAPAGSAAKIAALESAFEVEPKNFATAYALGEAWRARSWQGNTDYEDDARKAMEWFERSMKMNPYNGYGFLRYGMCLDWIGRSDESWPYYDRAVELDPNGYYTAAHVGWHYVQTGNLAAARTWFERSKRLQWNDNQIADSYLPIVNQRLLQQAGAVGGVAK
- a CDS encoding FecR domain-containing protein, translating into MKLMKRLSGGLVALVIAAAFSAQAAEQGLAKVVNIKGAARYTTADNSTWRPLKSGTVLRQGAVIQTASDSHVDLILNNQKASAATTAALGAMDSSASASTVAYVQPKTDQDAVRIYENTVLGLDKLIANQTGIDKVTETQLDLKAGRILGTVKKLSAGSSYEVKIPNGVAGVRGTIYTLSADGILSVLTGSVVMAYVGADGTPTTQEVRAGQQYDAKTGQITNIPESELRQRIKEARDIGMGPETPGTTFAIDRTIYVVSPTRGQGDDGFEFPDFPDDF
- a CDS encoding MBL fold metallo-hydrolase, translated to MRITNLNPDTDIGASSWHLEIDGHGLLMDAGTHPKREGRASLPLYNTITQRPVDAIAITHCHHDHVGSLPVAVRHFPRAHVLMTELSYFLVERVLHNSVNVMTRQRDELGIREYPLYSHDEVDDIAPLFQGFKINREIEWADFQKLRSGMESPTLEFFDAGHALGSAGVLVRGQKQSMFYTGDVCFHDQTILKRARFEGVKADVMIMETTRGNRAVEPGFTRAAEIERLSVSIRRVLDQRGSVLIPSFALGRTQEILALLALLMREGRLKPQPIYIGGLGRVFTEIYDLESHRTNRQLPDLQLHEALNLIVLEKGQAEAMRLNSRLFVLTAGMMSEKTAAHDLALRMIGDERMGIFLVGYTDPDTPGGRLRLAKPGEPFLFSPSGGEVTRRCQLESFDLTAHANRDELLDFVGEVDPRVVLLGHGDAASRAWFEEQIRSRYPKIQVVQPEPGKVVEV